CCCTCGCGCAGCGACTGGTAGACCTCATCGGTCTGCGGGCGCACGCCGTGCCACTGCAGGAAGCTCTCGGCGGCCTGTTCGACCAGCATGCCCAGGCCATCGACGGTGTTGCGGCAGTTCGCTGCGCGCGCCCAGGCCAGGAAGGCGATGGCCGCCTCGCCGTAGTTCAGGTCGACGGCGGTGGTCATCGAATTGACCAGCGACAGCGGCAGCTTGAACTCGACGTCACGGTCGCGGCCGGCCGAAGTGGCATTGACGATCAGTTCGAAGTCGCCCAGCTCGCGCAGGTCTTCCCAGTAGCGGCTGATCGCGCGGCCGGGTTCACCCATCGCGTCGATCAGCTCATCGGCGCGTTCCGGCGTGCGGTTGACCACCACCAGCTCGGTGATGCCGGCATCGAGGAAGGCTGGGGCGACGCTGCGCGCCGAGCCGCCAGCGCCGATCAGCAGCATGCGGCGGCCACGCAGGTCCAGGCCGTGGCGATCGGTCAGGTCACGCACCAGGCCGATGCCGTCGGTGGTGTCACCGTGCCAACGGTCGCCCTTGCGCAGCAGCGTGTTGACCGAGCCGGCGCGGCGCGCACGTGCGGTCAGCGTGGT
This genomic interval from Stenotrophomonas sp. 57 contains the following:
- the aroE gene encoding shikimate dehydrogenase: MTDRYAVFGHPVAHSKSPQIHATFGRQEGIAVDYRAIDLAPDAFLGGLEAFAAEGGVGANVTSPHKEAAFSVCTTLTARARRAGSVNTLLRKGDRWHGDTTDGIGLVRDLTDRHGLDLRGRRMLLIGAGGSARSVAPAFLDAGITELVVVNRTPERADELIDAMGEPGRAISRYWEDLRELGDFELIVNATSAGRDRDVEFKLPLSLVNSMTTAVDLNYGEAAIAFLAWARAANCRNTVDGLGMLVEQAAESFLQWHGVRPQTDEVYQSLREGAAVLAGED